The Megachile rotundata isolate GNS110a chromosome 11, iyMegRotu1, whole genome shotgun sequence genome includes a region encoding these proteins:
- the Dbct gene encoding dihydrolipoamide branched chain transacylase E2 isoform X2, with product MASTWRFMALAYLGRNVRDQKCRFFSVSCFRCGAVVPFRLTDIGEGIRDVTIKGWYVKPGDRVSQFDNICEVQSDKASVTITSRYDGLVKALHYKVDDVALIGDALLDIELDGDSDESTVIENKGNVQVEGEKQIGIEKALATPAVRRIAMENDIKLKDVVPTGKNGRVLKEDILAHLKKISVGSEEKRVEEKPTAEKVPIKGYSKHMWKTMTQSLSIPHFVYSDECNVDKLTDYRNEVKDTLKQQGVSLSLMPFFIKAASKALEKVPQLNAWLDQENQSLQVLDSHNIGIAMDTPEGLVVPNIKNVQNLSIVEIARELNRLQELGRKTSIPLNDLSQTTFSLSNIGVIGGTYTKPVILSPQIVIGALGKVQTLPRFDDKQNVVAAKIIAISWAADHRVVDGVTMAKYSNLWKHYVENPTLLLIGA from the exons ATGGCTTCAACGTGGAGGTTCATGGCCCTGGCGTATCTG GGTAGGAATGTACGCGATCAAAAATGTCGATTCTTCTCTGTAAGCTGCTTTCGATGCGGAGCCGTCGTCCCCTTCAGACTAACGGATATCGGAGAAGGAATTCGAGACGTCACGATAAAAGGATG GTACGTGAAACCAGGCGACCGGGTGTCTCAATTCGATAACATTTGCGAGGTCCAAAGCGACAAAGCATCCGTGACGATTACCAGCCGTTACGACGGATTAGTTAAAGCCTTGCACTACAAGGTGGACGATGTAGCTCTGATAGGGGACGCGTTGCTGGACATCGAACTAGACGGTGACAGTGATGAAAGTACAGTAATCGAGAACAAAGGGAACGTCCAAGTCGAGGGAGAAAAACAAATTGGAATAGAAAAAGCGCTGGCTACCCCGGCGGTCAGAAGGATAGCCATGGAGAACGATATTAAGTTAAAAGACGTCGTTCCCACGGGGAAAAATGGGAGAGTGCTTAAGGAGGATATATTGGCTCACTTGAAAAAAATTTCTGTTGGTTCCGAGGAAAAAAGGGTCGAGGAAAAACCAACAGCCGAGAAGGTGCCGATAAAAGGCTACAGCAAGCATATGTGGAAAACGATGACGCAATCTCTG AGCATACCTCACTTCGTGTACAGCGACGAATGCAATGTTGATAAATTGACGGATTACCGGAACGAAGTGAAAGACACTTTAAAACAGCAGGGTGTCTCCTTAAGCTTGATGCCCTTCTTCATTAAAGCAGCCTCGAAAGCGTTGGAAAAAGTGCCACAATTGAACGCGTGGCTCGACCAGGAAAATCAAAGCCTGCAAGTTTTAGACAGCCATAATATTGGGATCGCTATGGACACACCGGAGGGTCTGGTAGTACCTAATATAAAAAACGTTCAAAACTTGAGTATCGTGGAAATTGCGAGGGAACTGAATAGACTTCAAGAACTTGGCAGGAAGACGTCGATACCATTGAACGATTTATCGCAGACAACATTCTCCTTATCGAACATCGGCGTT ATTGGCGGTACGTACACGAAGCCGGTAATTCTGAGTCCTCAAATCGTAATCGGTGCACTTGGAAAAGTGCAAACGTTACCTCGATTCGATGATAAACAGAATGTAGTTGCTGCGAAGATAATAGCGATCAGCTGGGCCGCCGATCATCGAGTTGTAGATGGCGTCACTATGGCGAAATATTCGAATCTATGGAAACACTACGTCGAAAATCCTACGCTTCTGTTAATAGGCGCGTAA
- the Dbct gene encoding dihydrolipoamide branched chain transacylase E2 isoform X1, with the protein MAADVLLESNALSNDIGRNVRDQKCRFFSVSCFRCGAVVPFRLTDIGEGIRDVTIKGWYVKPGDRVSQFDNICEVQSDKASVTITSRYDGLVKALHYKVDDVALIGDALLDIELDGDSDESTVIENKGNVQVEGEKQIGIEKALATPAVRRIAMENDIKLKDVVPTGKNGRVLKEDILAHLKKISVGSEEKRVEEKPTAEKVPIKGYSKHMWKTMTQSLSIPHFVYSDECNVDKLTDYRNEVKDTLKQQGVSLSLMPFFIKAASKALEKVPQLNAWLDQENQSLQVLDSHNIGIAMDTPEGLVVPNIKNVQNLSIVEIARELNRLQELGRKTSIPLNDLSQTTFSLSNIGVIGGTYTKPVILSPQIVIGALGKVQTLPRFDDKQNVVAAKIIAISWAADHRVVDGVTMAKYSNLWKHYVENPTLLLIGA; encoded by the exons ATGGCTGCCGATGTACTACTCGAATCAAATGCACTATCGAATGATATA GGTAGGAATGTACGCGATCAAAAATGTCGATTCTTCTCTGTAAGCTGCTTTCGATGCGGAGCCGTCGTCCCCTTCAGACTAACGGATATCGGAGAAGGAATTCGAGACGTCACGATAAAAGGATG GTACGTGAAACCAGGCGACCGGGTGTCTCAATTCGATAACATTTGCGAGGTCCAAAGCGACAAAGCATCCGTGACGATTACCAGCCGTTACGACGGATTAGTTAAAGCCTTGCACTACAAGGTGGACGATGTAGCTCTGATAGGGGACGCGTTGCTGGACATCGAACTAGACGGTGACAGTGATGAAAGTACAGTAATCGAGAACAAAGGGAACGTCCAAGTCGAGGGAGAAAAACAAATTGGAATAGAAAAAGCGCTGGCTACCCCGGCGGTCAGAAGGATAGCCATGGAGAACGATATTAAGTTAAAAGACGTCGTTCCCACGGGGAAAAATGGGAGAGTGCTTAAGGAGGATATATTGGCTCACTTGAAAAAAATTTCTGTTGGTTCCGAGGAAAAAAGGGTCGAGGAAAAACCAACAGCCGAGAAGGTGCCGATAAAAGGCTACAGCAAGCATATGTGGAAAACGATGACGCAATCTCTG AGCATACCTCACTTCGTGTACAGCGACGAATGCAATGTTGATAAATTGACGGATTACCGGAACGAAGTGAAAGACACTTTAAAACAGCAGGGTGTCTCCTTAAGCTTGATGCCCTTCTTCATTAAAGCAGCCTCGAAAGCGTTGGAAAAAGTGCCACAATTGAACGCGTGGCTCGACCAGGAAAATCAAAGCCTGCAAGTTTTAGACAGCCATAATATTGGGATCGCTATGGACACACCGGAGGGTCTGGTAGTACCTAATATAAAAAACGTTCAAAACTTGAGTATCGTGGAAATTGCGAGGGAACTGAATAGACTTCAAGAACTTGGCAGGAAGACGTCGATACCATTGAACGATTTATCGCAGACAACATTCTCCTTATCGAACATCGGCGTT ATTGGCGGTACGTACACGAAGCCGGTAATTCTGAGTCCTCAAATCGTAATCGGTGCACTTGGAAAAGTGCAAACGTTACCTCGATTCGATGATAAACAGAATGTAGTTGCTGCGAAGATAATAGCGATCAGCTGGGCCGCCGATCATCGAGTTGTAGATGGCGTCACTATGGCGAAATATTCGAATCTATGGAAACACTACGTCGAAAATCCTACGCTTCTGTTAATAGGCGCGTAA